One Mycoavidus sp. HKI genomic region harbors:
- the rsmD gene encoding 16S rRNA (guanine(966)-N(2))-methyltransferase RsmD, whose product MAISSEFSTAAARTRAAAHSVRIIGGAWKRMHLPVLDMGELRPTPDRVRETLFNWLGQRLDGLVCLDLFAGSGALGFEAASRGAARVLMVERQLRIVQQLRRNREKLAAQTIEIVHADALKFACGLAAGSFDLIFLDPPFATNLLEPALKLCMPLVRIGGAIYIESSRSLARGKQLVLPTDAISTGDPSGLALTGEQMEWSVVRHGRAGAVHYHLLRRLASQAGDILPSDGETA is encoded by the coding sequence ATGGCTATTTCATCTGAATTTTCTACTGCCGCAGCGCGTACGCGCGCCGCGGCACATTCGGTGCGCATCATCGGCGGGGCTTGGAAGCGCATGCATTTGCCGGTGCTGGATATGGGCGAATTGCGGCCAACCCCTGATCGGGTTCGTGAAACACTATTCAATTGGTTGGGCCAAAGGCTTGATGGCTTGGTGTGCTTGGATTTATTTGCCGGTAGCGGCGCATTAGGTTTCGAGGCTGCCTCGCGAGGCGCTGCGCGCGTGCTGATGGTTGAGCGACAATTACGGATTGTGCAGCAACTACGGCGCAATCGAGAAAAGCTCGCGGCTCAGACAATAGAAATTGTCCATGCGGATGCGCTAAAATTTGCCTGTGGGCTTGCCGCGGGCAGTTTTGATTTAATCTTCCTTGATCCCCCGTTTGCTACGAACTTGCTTGAACCTGCATTAAAGCTGTGTATGCCGCTTGTGCGCATAGGAGGCGCCATTTATATTGAATCATCTAGGTCACTGGCCCGGGGCAAGCAACTGGTCTTGCCAACGGATGCTATCTCGACGGGCGACCCATCTGGGTTAGCGCTGACGGGTGAGCAGATGGAGTGGAGCGTCGTACGGCACGGTAGGGCAGGGGCTGTGCATTATCATTTACTTCGCCGCCTGGCTAGCCAGGCTGGCGATATTTTGCCTTCTGATGGAGAAACGGCATGA